From a region of the Mobula birostris isolate sMobBir1 chromosome 28, sMobBir1.hap1, whole genome shotgun sequence genome:
- the LOC140189246 gene encoding histone H2B 1/2-like, which produces MPETAKPAPKKGAKKTLPKPAGKAGKKRKRLRKESYSIYIYKVMKQVHPDTGISSKAMSIMNSFVNDIFERIGGEASRLAHYNKRSTITSREIQTAVRLLLPGELAKHAVSEGTKAVTKYTSSK; this is translated from the coding sequence ATGCCTGAGACAGCGAAACCCGCTCCGAAGAAGGGCGCCAAGAAAACTTTGCCCAAACCAGCAGGTAAGGCAGGGAAGAAACGCAAGAGGCTGAGGAAGGAGAGTTACTCCATCTACATCTACAAAGTGATGAAGCAGGTTCACCCCGATACTGGCATCTCCTCCAAGGCCATGAGCATCATGAACTCATTCGTCAACGACATCTTCGAGCGCATCGGGGGCGAGGCTTCCCGCCTGGCCCATTACAACAAGCGGTCAACCATCACCTCACGGGAGATCCAGACCGCCGTGCGCCTGCTGCTGCCCGGGGAGCTGGCCAAGCACGCCGTTTCCGAAGGGACAAAGGCGGTGACCAAGTACACCAGCTCCAAGTAA